One genomic window of Quercus robur chromosome 6, dhQueRobu3.1, whole genome shotgun sequence includes the following:
- the LOC126688621 gene encoding uncharacterized protein At4g14342, whose protein sequence is MQASDRFNINSQLEHLQAKYVGTGHADLNRFEWAVNIQRDSYASYVGHYPILAYFAIAENESIGRERYNFMQKMLLPCGLPPEREDD, encoded by the exons ATGCAG GCCAGTGATAGGTTTAACATCAATTCCCAGCTTGAGCATCTCCAAGCTAAATATGTTGGAACAGGCCATGCTGATTTGAATAGATT TGAATGGGCGGTGAACATCCAACGCGATAGCTATGCATCCTACGTTGGGCATTACCCCATACTGGCATACTTTGCTATTGCAGAGAATGAATCAATTGGGAGAGAGCGCTACAACTTCATGCAG AAAATGCTTTTGCCTTGTGGTCTCCCTCCTGAAAGAGAAGACGATTGA